The following are encoded in a window of Solidesulfovibrio magneticus RS-1 genomic DNA:
- the nifD gene encoding nitrogenase molybdenum-iron protein alpha chain has translation MSTKPTNVEEIKKELIAKMPTKVARKRAKSILPGTEVGEPIPEIQSNVRTIPGIITQRGCTYAGCKGVVLGPSRDIVNLTHGPIGCGFYSWLTRRNQTDAGPDGENFIPYAFSTDMTEHDIVFGGEKKLRAAIQEAYDNFHPKAISIFSTCPVGLIGDDIHAVARTMQEELGITIFANSCEGYKGVSQSAGHHIANNQIMKHVIGTKDVEVEGKFKVNMLGEYNIGGDAFEIERILEKCGFTLVATFSGNSTVEDFRIAHAADLNTVMCHRSLNYVAEMMETKYGIPWIKVNFIGAEASAKSLRRMAAYFEDQELIDRTEAVIAEELEKVKTVVDEIKPRTDGKTAMLFVGGSRAHHYQELFKELGMKILGAGYEFAHRDDYEGRHVLPTIKIDADSRNIEELEIHPDPERFKPRKTEAELAKLNEQGLDFKGYEGMIGGMGKDAMVIDDINHYETEKLLEIYKPDIFCAGIKEKYIVQKMGIPLKQLHNYDMGGPYAGFNGAINWYRDIDRMVNTKVWNLIKAPWQADGPELEATYVA, from the coding sequence ATGAGCACCAAGCCCACCAATGTCGAAGAGATCAAGAAGGAATTGATCGCCAAGATGCCCACCAAGGTCGCGCGCAAGCGGGCCAAGTCCATCCTCCCGGGCACCGAGGTCGGCGAACCGATTCCCGAAATTCAGTCCAACGTCCGCACCATCCCCGGCATCATCACCCAGCGCGGCTGCACCTACGCCGGCTGCAAGGGCGTCGTTCTCGGCCCCTCCCGGGACATCGTCAACCTGACCCACGGCCCCATCGGCTGCGGCTTCTACTCCTGGCTCACCCGCCGCAACCAGACCGACGCCGGTCCGGACGGGGAGAACTTCATCCCCTACGCGTTTTCCACAGACATGACCGAGCACGACATCGTGTTCGGCGGCGAGAAGAAGCTGCGCGCGGCCATCCAGGAAGCCTACGACAACTTCCACCCCAAGGCCATTTCCATCTTCTCCACTTGCCCGGTCGGTCTTATCGGCGATGACATCCACGCCGTGGCCCGCACCATGCAAGAAGAGCTGGGCATCACCATCTTCGCCAACTCCTGCGAAGGCTATAAGGGCGTGTCCCAGTCCGCCGGCCACCACATCGCCAACAACCAGATCATGAAGCATGTCATCGGCACCAAAGACGTCGAAGTCGAGGGCAAGTTCAAGGTCAACATGCTCGGCGAGTACAACATCGGCGGCGACGCTTTCGAGATCGAGCGCATCCTGGAAAAGTGCGGCTTCACCCTGGTCGCCACCTTCTCCGGCAACTCCACCGTGGAAGATTTCCGCATCGCCCACGCCGCCGACCTCAACACCGTCATGTGCCACCGGTCGCTCAACTACGTGGCCGAAATGATGGAGACCAAGTACGGCATCCCCTGGATCAAGGTGAACTTCATCGGGGCTGAAGCCTCGGCCAAGTCCCTGCGCCGCATGGCCGCCTACTTCGAGGACCAGGAACTCATCGACCGCACCGAGGCCGTCATCGCCGAGGAGCTGGAAAAGGTCAAAACCGTCGTGGACGAAATCAAGCCGCGCACGGACGGCAAGACCGCCATGCTGTTCGTCGGCGGCTCCCGGGCCCACCACTACCAGGAACTGTTCAAGGAACTGGGCATGAAGATCCTGGGCGCGGGCTACGAGTTCGCCCACCGCGATGACTACGAAGGCCGCCACGTGCTGCCGACCATCAAGATCGACGCCGACTCGCGCAACATCGAAGAGCTCGAAATCCATCCCGATCCCGAGCGCTTCAAGCCCCGCAAGACCGAGGCGGAACTGGCCAAGCTCAACGAGCAGGGCCTGGACTTCAAGGGCTACGAGGGCATGATCGGCGGCATGGGCAAGGACGCCATGGTCATCGACGACATCAACCACTACGAGACGGAAAAGCTCCTGGAGATCTACAAGCCCGACATCTTCTGCGCCGGCATCAAGGAAAAGTACATCGTCCAGAAGATGGGGATTCCGCTCAAGCAGCTGCACAACTACGACATGGGCGGTCCCTACGCCGGGTTCAACGGCGCCATCAACTGGTACCGCGATATCGACCGCATGGTGAACACCAAGGTCTGGAACCTTATCAAGGCTCCCTGGCAGGCCGACGGTCCCGAGCTCGAAGCCACCTACGTGGCCTAG
- a CDS encoding P-II family nitrogen regulator gives MKEIMAVIRMNKMNQTKKALADAGIPAFVAREGYGRGKGLVNQAVLDGAAAGNEEAIALLGTKGRLYPKRIISIVVPDDQVKEAVDALISVNKTGQAGDGKIFVMPVSDSVRVRTGEAGEAAIV, from the coding sequence ATGAAGGAGATTATGGCGGTCATCCGCATGAATAAGATGAACCAGACCAAGAAGGCCTTGGCCGACGCGGGCATCCCGGCCTTCGTGGCCCGCGAGGGCTACGGACGCGGCAAGGGTCTGGTCAACCAGGCGGTGCTTGACGGCGCCGCGGCCGGCAACGAGGAAGCCATCGCGCTTCTGGGCACCAAGGGCCGCCTGTACCCCAAGCGCATCATATCCATCGTGGTCCCCGACGATCAGGTCAAGGAAGCTGTGGACGCTCTTATCAGCGTCAACAAGACCGGCCAGGCCGGCGACGGCAAGATCTTCGTTATGCCCGTCTCCGATTCCGTGCGGGTCAGGACCGGCGAAGCCGGCGAAGCGGCCATCGTCTAG
- a CDS encoding P-II family nitrogen regulator, with protein sequence MQTMVRAIVRPEKTDEVLSALMDAGFPAVTKFNVAGRGKQRGIKIGEIQYDEIPKVMLICVVPDCDKDFVIKTIMESARSGSKGAFGDGKIFVSPVEEMYTISSGVKEA encoded by the coding sequence ATGCAGACCATGGTCAGAGCGATCGTCCGCCCCGAGAAGACCGATGAAGTCCTGTCCGCCCTGATGGATGCCGGGTTCCCCGCCGTCACCAAGTTCAACGTGGCCGGTCGCGGCAAGCAGCGCGGCATCAAGATCGGCGAGATCCAGTACGACGAGATCCCCAAGGTCATGCTCATCTGCGTCGTGCCCGACTGCGACAAGGACTTCGTGATCAAAACCATCATGGAGAGCGCCCGCAGCGGTTCCAAGGGAGCCTTCGGCGACGGCAAGATCTTCGTGAGCCCGGTGGAAGAGATGTACACCATCTCCTCCGGCGTCAAGGAAGCCTAA